ATATGGCCTGACCCTGAAGTTATTGAGAATTATAAAAATACCGGAAGAACAGCTGTAAAGTGGACGTTCTCAGACTCGATTCCTGGGAACTTAACTCCAGGGAGATTCTCAGATGGGGAAAGAATGGAGTACTTCGTCATAAATTATCAAACAAGAATTACTGCATTAGCCCAAGAGGGTACCAATAGAAACGATGTATATATGATATGGGAAAATAATGAGGACATAAAGCCGGTTAACTCACGAGCTGATTCCATGGATATTGATGGTGATGGCAACACCCAGGAGCGCATCGCTCACGCTCAGGCAACGTTCTCTTACACCGCGCCAAGAGAAACAGTTATAACAAAGCGGGTAAAGGGTTCCTTAGATCAAGCCTTTGTATCGAATCCAAATAGTGGATTGACGGTACCTGATGGAGCGGGGGCGTATGAACTGATTGTTCTGAACAGTTCAGATCGTGACTTAGACTCGTTTTCATTGATAGATGCCTTACCTCGAGTTGGAGATCAGAGGTTAGTCAAAAATAATAATGGTGTTCTATTAAACAGAAACAGTGAATACCCGGTTTTACTCGATGGGCCGATTGAAGTCCCTGATGAATTCACAGTTTATTACAATACCGATGACCCTGTCGGAGATGCTGCGGTATATGAAGCACAGTCAGGCTGGACAACGGAGGTATCCGATTACAGAAGCATAAGAGGATTTAAAATCGTGCTGAGTGATGGTAACACGGTCGGAACCAACGAGTTAATTACTATAGAAGTACCGATCTATGTTGAAGATACGGACACCTTATCATTCAATGATGAAGCAGTTAATTCATTTGCATTAAGTACAAATCAGGGTAGCTACATCGAATCCAACTTAGTTCGTCTCAGAGTAAGACCCGAAGCGGCTAATCCTGATTTAACGGTTGAAAAGTCGGCTAAGGTAATGCAAGCAAGTGAAAATGGTGGTCCAGGTGCTCCAGGTGCTCCAGGTCGTCCAAGTGCACCTTTATCAGTAACAGGATTTTCAGAAAGTGAAACATCTATATCTAACCTAAGCGAAGATAGATATAATGAAATTGGTGATGTCATCGAGTATATAATCCGAGCAGCTAATACAGGAGATTCCGTTCTGTATAATGTAGGAATAACTGATGATAAAGAAGGATTATTTAGTACGAGCTACGCTGTATTTAACTCTGACGGAGAATCGACAGGTAATACTGTTACGAATGGTCAAGTGACATTGGAGCCCGGTCAATATCTACAAATGAGAGCTTTATATTCAGTCACTGCTGAAGATGTAGAAGCTGGACAAATTATAAATACAGCTTCTGGAGAGGGTGTTCCTGGAATAGGAGAGCCCCCGGTAAATGATGACGATGATGCGATCGTGTATGGCGAACAAACTCCGGCAATTGCACTTGAGAAAACGGCAGACAGAGATGCATTAGTGGTCGGAGAAGACGTCACTTATACCTTCACGGCAACGAATACGGGAAATGTGACATTGGCAGACGTAGTGATCACAGATCCGTTAACGGGGCTATCTGCCATCACGTATCTCACGATTGATGATGAAACGCTCGAAGACGGTGATGCGATTACGATGCATCCAGGCCAAGTCCTTGTCGCTGAAGCGGCTTATACAGTGACACAGGAAGACCTAAACGCCGGCAGCTTGTATAATTTGGCGACGGTAAGTGGAACACCGGAAGACCCGGACGCACCTGAAGTGAGCGATGACGATGATCATACGATCACAGGCGAACAAACTCCGGCAATTGCACTTGAGAAAACGGCAGACAGAGATGCATTAGTGGTTGGAGAAGACGTCACTTATACCTTCACGGCAACGAATACGGGAAATGTGACATTGACAGACGTAGTGATCACAGATCCGTTAACGGGGCTATCTGCCATCACGTATCTCACGATTGATGATGAAACGCTCGAAGACGGTGATGCGATTACGATGCATCCAGGCCAAGTCCTTGTCGCTGAAGCGACTTATACAGTGACACAGGAAGACCTAAACGCCGGCAGCTTGTATAATTTGGCGACGGTAAGTGGAACACCGGAAGACCCGGACGCACCTGAAGTGAGCGATGACGATGATCATACGATCACAGGCGAACAAACTCCGGCAATTGCACTTGAGAAAACGGCAGACAGAGATGCATTAGTGGTTGGAGAAGACGTCACTTATACCTTCACGGCAACGAATACGGGAAATGTGACATTGACAGACGTAGTGATCACAGATCCGTTAACGGGGCTATCTGCCATCACGTATCTCACGATTGATGATGAAACGCTCGAAGACGGTGATGCGATTACGATGCATCCAGGCCAAGTCCTTGTCGCTGAAGCGACTTATACAGTGACACAGGAAGACCTAAACGCCGGCAGCTTGTATAATTTGGCGACGGTAAGTGGAACACCGGAAGACCCGGACGCACCTGAAGTGAGCGATGACGATGATCATACGATCACAGGCGAACAAACTCCGGCAATTGCACTTGAGAAAACGGCAGACAGAGATGCATTAGTGGTCGGAGAAGACGTCACTTATACCTTCACGGCAACGAATACGGGAAATGTGACATTGACAGACGTAGTGATCACAGATCCGTTAACGGGGCTATCTGCCATCACGTATCTCACGATTGATGATGAAACGCTCGAAGACGGTGACGCGATTACGATGCATCCAGGCCAAGTCCTTGTCGCTGAAGCGACTTATACAGTGACACAGGAAGACCTAAACGCCGGCAGCTTGTATAATTTGGCGACGGTAAGTGGAACACCGGAAGACCCGGACGCACCTGAAGTGAGCGATGACGATGATCATACGATCACAGGCGAACAAACTCCGGCAATTGCACTTGAGAAAACGGCAGACAGAGATGCATTAGTGGTTGGAGAAGACGTCACTTATACCTTCACGGCAACGAATACGGGAAATGTGACATTGACAGACGTAGTGATCACAGATCCGTTAACGGGGCTATCTGCCATCACGTATCTCACGATTGATGATGAAACGCTCGAAGACGGTGATGCGATTACGATGCATCCAGGCCAAGTCCTTGTCGCTGAAGCGGCTTATACAGTGACACAGGAAGACCTAAACGCCGGCAGCTTGTATAATTTGGCGACGGTAAGTGGAACGCCGGAAGACCCGGACGCACCTGAAGTGAGCGATGACGATGATCATACGATCACAGGCGAACAAACTCCGGCAATTGCACTTGAGAAAACGGCAGACAGAGATGCATTAGTGGTCGGAGAAGACGTCACTTATACCTTCACGGCAACGAATACGGGAAATGTGACATTGACAGACGTAGTGATCACAGATCCGTTAACGGGGCTATCTGCCATCACGTATCTCACGATTGATGATGAAACGCTCGAAGACGGTGATGCGATTACGATGCATCCAGGCCAAGTCCTTGTCGCTGAAGCGGCTTATACAGTGACACAGGAAGACCTAAACGCCGGCAGCTTGTATAATTTGGCGACGGTAAGTGGAACACCGGAAGACCCGGACGCACCTGAAGTGAGCGATGACGATGATCATACGATCACAGGCGAACAAACTCCGGCAATTGCACTTGAGAAAACGGCAGACAGAGATGCATTAGTGGTCGGAGAAGACGTCACTTATACCTTCACGGCAACGAATACGGGAAATGTGACATTGACAGACGTAGTGATCACAGATCCGTTAACGGGGCTATCTGCCATCACGTATCTCACGATTGATGATGAAACGCTCGAAGACGGTGATGCGATTACGATGCATCCAGGCCAAGTCCTTGTCGCTGAAGCGGCTTATACAGTGACACAGGAAGACCTAAACGCCGGCAGCTTGTATAATTTGGCGACGGTAAGTGGAACACCGGAAGACCCGGACGCACCTGAAGTGAGCGATGACGATGATCATACGATCACAGGCGAACAAACTCCGGCAATTGCACTTGAGAAAACGGCAGACAGAGATGCATTAGTGGTCGGAGAAGACGTCACTTATACCTTCACGGCAACGAATACGGGAAATGTGACATTGACAGACGTAGTGATCACAGATCCGTTAACGGGGCTATCTGCCATCACGTATCTCACGATTGATGATGAAACGCTCGAAGACGGTGATGCGATTACGATGCATCCAGGCCAAGTCCTTGTCGCTGAAGCGACTTATACAGTGACACAGGAAGACCTAAACGCCGGCAGCTTGTATAATTTGGCGACGGTAAGTGGAACACCGGAAGACCCGGACGCACCTGAAGTGAGCGATGACGATGATCATACGATCACAGGCGAACAAACTCCGGCAATTGCACTTGAGAAAACGGCAGACAGAGATGCATTAGTGGTCGGAGAAGACGTCACTTATACCTTCACGGCAACGAATACGGGAAATGTGACATTGACAGACGTAGTGATCACAGATCCGTTAACGGGGCTATCTGCCATCACGTATCTCACGATTGATGATGAAACGCTCGAAGACGGTGATGCGATTACGATGCATCCAGGCCAAGTCCTTGTCGCTGAAGCGGCTTATACAGTGACACAGGAAGACCTAAACGCCGGCAGCTTGTATAATTTGGCGACGGTAAGTGGAACACCGGAAGACCCGGACGCACCTGAAGTGAGCGATGACGATGATCATACGATCACAGGCGAACAAACTCCGGCAATTGCACTTGAGAAAACGGCAGACAGAGATGCATTAGTGGTCGGAGAAGACGTCACTTATACCTTCACGGCAACGAATACGGGAAATGTGACATTGACAGACGTAGTGATCACAGATCCGTTAACGGGGCTATCTGCCATCACGTATCTCACGATTGATGATGAAACGCTCGAAGACGGTGATGCGATTACGATGCATCCAGGCCAAGTCCTTGTCGCTGAAGCGGCTTATACAGTGACACAGGAAGACCTAAACGCCGGCAGCTTGTATAATTTGGCGACGGTAAGTGGAACACCGGAAGACCCGGACGCACCTGAAGTGAGCGATGACGATGATCATACGATCGGGGTTATTGAATCAAATGCAAACGTTGCGTTAACCAAGGTGAATGAAGAAGGAGACCGTCTTGAAGGTGCCGTCTTTGAATTGCGTAACGAAGATGGAGAAGTCATTTCATCAGCGCACAGTACAGACGAAAATGGGCAGGTTTTCATTTATGGGTTATCGGATGGCGAATATTCATTCGTTGAAACAAAAGCACCAGAGGGTTACATCCTAGATGAAACACCGATTGTGTTTACTGTAAACACACTTCAAGAAACGCTTATTGAATTGGATGTCCTGAATGTAAGAGAAGTCGAAGAATCAACAGAGGTTCCCGAAACAACTGATCCGGTGAATCCACCGGAATCAGGTTCGACAACACCCCCTTCTAATGAAGGAACGGACGAGAATCCGGAAACAGAAGTTATAGAGACTCCTGGAATTGATGAGACCCTAGAGAACGAAAGCTCCGGTACTCCGGAAGTTGCGGAAGAAGAGAAACAAAGCAGTGAGGAAGATCGTGAGCAGGAAGTGATGAGCGGCAGCCCACCTTCCGCCCAGACCCTTCCTCAAACAGGATCGACATACAGCTGGTTGATGGTCATTACTGGATTGATGCTCTTGATGATCGGTGGTATGATGGTTCAACAGAATGGTCGATTTAAGAAAGAGAAGTAAAATTTGAAGGAATACAATATAGGACAGCGTCAGGAGATCTTGAGGATTTCCTGACGCTGTTTTGCTGGTGTGCCGGGCATGCACTGTATCTTGGGAGTG
This genomic window from [Bacillus] selenitireducens MLS10 contains:
- a CDS encoding DUF7507 domain-containing protein, producing the protein MDIDGDGNTQERIAHAQATFSYTAPRETVITKRVKGSLDQAFVSNPNSGLTVPDGAGAYELIVLNSSDRDLDSFSLIDALPRVGDQRLVKNNNGVLLNRNSEYPVLLDGPIEVPDEFTVYYNTDDPVGDAAVYEAQSGWTTEVSDYRSIRGFKIVLSDGNTVGTNELITIEVPIYVEDTDTLSFNDEAVNSFALSTNQGSYIESNLVRLRVRPEAANPDLTVEKSAKVMQASENGGPGAPGAPGRPSAPLSVTGFSESETSISNLSEDRYNEIGDVIEYIIRAANTGDSVLYNVGITDDKEGLFSTSYAVFNSDGESTGNTVTNGQVTLEPGQYLQMRALYSVTAEDVEAGQIINTASGEGVPGIGEPPVNDDDDAIVYGEQTPAIALEKTADRDALVVGEDVTYTFTATNTGNVTLADVVITDPLTGLSAITYLTIDDETLEDGDAITMHPGQVLVAEAAYTVTQEDLNAGSLYNLATVSGTPEDPDAPEVSDDDDHTITGEQTPAIALEKTADRDALVVGEDVTYTFTATNTGNVTLTDVVITDPLTGLSAITYLTIDDETLEDGDAITMHPGQVLVAEATYTVTQEDLNAGSLYNLATVSGTPEDPDAPEVSDDDDHTITGEQTPAIALEKTADRDALVVGEDVTYTFTATNTGNVTLTDVVITDPLTGLSAITYLTIDDETLEDGDAITMHPGQVLVAEATYTVTQEDLNAGSLYNLATVSGTPEDPDAPEVSDDDDHTITGEQTPAIALEKTADRDALVVGEDVTYTFTATNTGNVTLTDVVITDPLTGLSAITYLTIDDETLEDGDAITMHPGQVLVAEATYTVTQEDLNAGSLYNLATVSGTPEDPDAPEVSDDDDHTITGEQTPAIALEKTADRDALVVGEDVTYTFTATNTGNVTLTDVVITDPLTGLSAITYLTIDDETLEDGDAITMHPGQVLVAEAAYTVTQEDLNAGSLYNLATVSGTPEDPDAPEVSDDDDHTITGEQTPAIALEKTADRDALVVGEDVTYTFTATNTGNVTLTDVVITDPLTGLSAITYLTIDDETLEDGDAITMHPGQVLVAEAAYTVTQEDLNAGSLYNLATVSGTPEDPDAPEVSDDDDHTITGEQTPAIALEKTADRDALVVGEDVTYTFTATNTGNVTLTDVVITDPLTGLSAITYLTIDDETLEDGDAITMHPGQVLVAEAAYTVTQEDLNAGSLYNLATVSGTPEDPDAPEVSDDDDHTITGEQTPAIALEKTADRDALVVGEDVTYTFTATNTGNVTLTDVVITDPLTGLSAITYLTIDDETLEDGDAITMHPGQVLVAEATYTVTQEDLNAGSLYNLATVSGTPEDPDAPEVSDDDDHTITGEQTPAIALEKTADRDALVVGEDVTYTFTATNTGNVTLTDVVITDPLTGLSAITYLTIDDETLEDGDAITMHPGQVLVAEAAYTVTQEDLNAGSLYNLATVSGTPEDPDAPEVSDDDDHTITGEQTPAIALEKTADRDALVVGEDVTYTFTATNTGNVTLTDVVITDPLTGLSAITYLTIDDETLEDGDAITMHPGQVLVAEAAYTVTQEDLNAGSLYNLATVSGTPEDPDAPEVSDDDDHTIGVIESNANVALTKVNEEGDRLEGAVFELRNEDGEVISSAHSTDENGQVFIYGLSDGEYSFVETKAPEGYILDETPIVFTVNTLQETLIELDVLNVREVEESTEVPETTDPVNPPESGSTTPPSNEGTDENPETEVIETPGIDETLENESSGTPEVAEEEKQSSEEDREQEVMSGSPPSAQTLPQTGSTYSWLMVITGLMLLMIGGMMVQQNGRFKKEK